The Planctomycetia bacterium genome has a window encoding:
- a CDS encoding Ig-like domain-containing protein, translated as GGVALSGWNALVGDKFGFGGRIGGLWDNHFIDDVSVSTVTTPDATGTPDLLAASDTGVSNTDNITKASSLTFSVPTAETGALVELLRDDVVVASRTGSGELTDPMPTEGSHSYTARQTVNLFVSPPTSPLIVSVDRTAPTTPGLPGLQVGSDSGISSTDNLTNDNTPTFAVLSTDSYFRVQRGGIQIGGDYETGSEYTTALQADGTYAYALRAVDAAGNVSEASLTHSVTIDTVAPDVPGTPDLQAGSDSGISNSDNLTNDSTPTLDLPSTGAYYRLTRDGTPVTGDFATGAYTSALLAAGTYAFVARSVDAAGNVSAVGQALNMTIDTVAPGTPPAPDLQAMSDSGVSNMDNVTNDSTPTFDITSTPFFRIERNGFGISGDYETGTSYAAPAQPDGTHAFTARAVDAAGNASAPGPVLGVTIDTTGPAVTTKQFFFEVGHSVQYIFGEEVAPTLVNGDLVLENVSLGTIITTSMSYAGTTATFTFPSFAAGLLRDANYRATIASPNVTDVAGNPPTGDEVLDFFVLAGDASRDRAVNLDDFTPLANNFGRVGRVFSQGDFDYSGAVDLEDFNILAIQFGNSLPPTSRLLRTSTKITRDNSLLRPDSRAVGAIRGEVSQALNYRLLFSRVAVAAWPDEGKLSQWDNDPLFA; from the coding sequence GCTGCGAGTGACACCGGCGTGAGCAACACTGACAACATCACAAAGGCTTCAAGCCTCACGTTCTCCGTGCCGACCGCGGAAACCGGGGCGCTTGTCGAGCTGTTGCGGGACGACGTCGTCGTTGCGAGTCGGACGGGGTCCGGAGAGCTAACCGACCCAATGCCAACAGAGGGCTCGCACTCCTACACCGCGCGCCAGACGGTGAACCTCTTTGTCAGCCCCCCGACTTCACCGCTGATCGTCAGCGTCGATCGTACAGCTCCCACGACGCCTGGTTTGCCGGGTCTGCAGGTGGGCAGCGATAGCGGAATCAGCAGCACGGACAACCTCACCAACGACAACACACCGACGTTTGCCGTCCTGTCAACGGACTCTTACTTCCGGGTGCAGCGCGGCGGAATCCAGATCGGTGGCGACTACGAGACGGGATCGGAGTACACCACCGCTCTGCAGGCAGACGGCACGTATGCCTACGCGCTGCGCGCGGTGGACGCTGCCGGAAATGTCTCGGAGGCAAGCCTGACGCACTCTGTCACCATCGACACAGTGGCGCCTGACGTGCCAGGGACGCCGGATCTGCAGGCAGGCAGCGACTCAGGGATCAGCAATTCGGACAACCTCACCAACGACAGCACGCCGACCCTCGACTTGCCGTCGACAGGTGCGTACTACCGCCTGACGCGTGACGGCACGCCGGTCACTGGCGACTTCGCGACCGGCGCATACACGTCGGCGTTGCTGGCCGCCGGCACATACGCGTTCGTTGCGAGGTCGGTGGACGCAGCCGGCAACGTGTCGGCCGTTGGGCAGGCGCTGAACATGACCATCGACACAGTCGCCCCGGGTACGCCACCCGCACCGGACTTGCAGGCAATGAGCGACTCCGGCGTGAGCAACATGGACAACGTCACCAACGACAGCACGCCGACATTCGACATCACTTCAACGCCCTTTTTCCGCATTGAGCGGAACGGCTTTGGAATCAGCGGAGACTACGAGACGGGTACCTCGTACGCGGCTCCCGCGCAGCCCGATGGCACACACGCTTTTACGGCACGAGCGGTGGATGCGGCCGGAAACGCTTCGGCACCGGGCCCAGTGCTCGGGGTCACGATCGACACAACTGGCCCTGCCGTGACGACGAAGCAGTTCTTCTTCGAGGTCGGCCACTCGGTTCAATACATCTTCGGCGAAGAGGTCGCCCCCACTTTGGTCAACGGTGATCTCGTGCTGGAGAACGTATCGCTTGGCACGATCATCACCACGTCGATGTCGTACGCCGGGACTACCGCAACCTTCACGTTCCCGTCATTCGCCGCCGGCCTCCTTCGTGACGCCAACTACCGCGCCACGATCGCATCGCCGAACGTGACTGACGTTGCGGGCAATCCACCTACTGGCGATGAAGTTCTCGACTTCTTTGTGCTGGCAGGCGACGCCTCCCGGGATCGGGCGGTGAACCTCGACGACTTTACGCCGCTCGCGAACAACTTTGGGCGGGTTGGCCGTGTGTTTAGTCAGGGTGACTTTGACTACAGCGGGGCCGTTGATCTTGAAGACTTCAACATTTTGGCAATTCAGTTTGGCAACTCGCTACCGCCGACTTCGCGCTTGCTTCGCACGAGCACGAAGATCACCAGAGACAATTCGTTGCTGCGACCCGATTCGCGTGCCGTGGGAGCGATTCGGGGCGAAGTCTCACAGGCACTCAATTATCGATTGCTGTTCAGCCGGGTTGCAGTTGCCGCATGGCCGGATGAGGGCAAACTGTCTCAGTGGGACAACGATCCTCTGTTTGCGTAA